In Desulfobacteraceae bacterium, the following are encoded in one genomic region:
- a CDS encoding Lrp/AsnC family transcriptional regulator, translated as MSPPIDETDTRIIQLLKTDGRLPNTEIAKQLGISETTVRKRLKRLLAEDFIQIVAVGNRSKLGYGIVGNLKLHVDIQKAQQVAEALKGVQGIWYIARLTGAVDFDLEFSFKSQQELRALMDRITRIDGVTGVKTSMRLELIKNRYDWETPP; from the coding sequence ATGTCACCCCCCATCGACGAGACCGACACCCGCATCATCCAGCTTCTCAAAACCGACGGGCGCTTGCCCAACACGGAAATTGCCAAGCAGCTGGGCATTTCGGAAACCACCGTTCGCAAACGTCTCAAGCGCCTCTTGGCGGAGGATTTCATCCAGATCGTGGCGGTGGGCAACCGCAGCAAACTGGGCTACGGTATCGTCGGCAACCTGAAGCTGCACGTGGACATTCAAAAAGCGCAGCAGGTGGCCGAGGCCCTCAAAGGGGTGCAGGGGATCTGGTACATCGCCCGGCTGACCGGTGCGGTGGATTTCGACCTGGAGTTCAGCTTCAAATCCCAGCAAGAACTGCGGGCCCTGATGGACCGCATCACCCGCATCGACGGCGTCACCGGCGTGAAAACCTCCATGCGCTTGGAGTTGATTAAAAACCGCTACGATTGGGAAACCCCGCCGTGA
- a CDS encoding universal stress protein has product MNILVGYDGSNVAKDAIALAEQQAKAFNAKVFIVASMEFAPQVERHKYEVFQEDLKEAKARFDALGIDCQTEVSVKSDNAGEDLLQHARDLKADLIIIGVKRRSKLEKLVFGSTARYVIMEAPCPVLTVK; this is encoded by the coding sequence ATGAACATTCTCGTGGGCTATGACGGGTCAAACGTCGCCAAGGATGCGATTGCCCTGGCCGAACAGCAGGCCAAGGCCTTCAACGCCAAGGTCTTCATCGTGGCGTCGATGGAGTTTGCGCCCCAGGTGGAACGGCACAAATACGAGGTCTTTCAGGAGGACCTCAAAGAGGCCAAGGCGCGCTTCGACGCCCTGGGCATCGACTGCCAGACCGAGGTGTCCGTCAAAAGCGACAATGCCGGCGAGGACCTGCTGCAGCACGCCCGGGATTTGAAGGCCGATCTGATCATCATCGGCGTCAAGCGGCGCTCCAAACTGGAGAAGCTCGTTTTCGGCTCCACCGCCCGCTACGTTATCATGGAAGCGCCTTGCCCGGTGCTGACGGTCAAGTAG